The following proteins are co-located in the Pedobacter sp. FW305-3-2-15-E-R2A2 genome:
- a CDS encoding YdeI/OmpD-associated family protein produces the protein MNPKADFYFKEAKKWQKAIEQLRVIVLDCGLTEELKWGSPCYTFQGNNIVLIHVFKEYCALLFFKGALLNDAGGILVQQSKNTQATRQIRFSNVLEIVAMKATLKAYIQEAIEVEQAGLKVNFKKTTEFQMSPEFQCKLDQIPALKAAFDALTPGRQRGYLLHFSAAKQAKTRESRVEKYIPQILNGKGLDD, from the coding sequence ATGAACCCTAAAGCAGATTTTTATTTTAAGGAAGCCAAAAAGTGGCAGAAAGCAATAGAGCAATTGAGAGTGATCGTTTTGGATTGTGGGCTCACTGAAGAGTTGAAGTGGGGTTCTCCCTGTTATACCTTTCAGGGAAACAACATTGTTTTAATACATGTGTTTAAAGAATACTGTGCGCTTTTGTTTTTCAAAGGCGCCTTGTTAAATGATGCTGGCGGTATTCTGGTCCAGCAATCAAAAAATACACAGGCAACGCGGCAGATTCGATTCAGCAATGTGCTGGAAATAGTGGCAATGAAGGCGACCTTAAAAGCCTATATTCAGGAAGCGATCGAAGTAGAGCAGGCAGGTTTGAAAGTTAATTTTAAAAAAACTACTGAATTTCAGATGTCTCCTGAATTTCAATGTAAATTAGATCAGATCCCTGCCCTAAAAGCTGCTTTTGACGCATTGACGCCGGGAAGGCAAAGAGGATATCTGTTGCATTTTTCTGCAGCTAAACAAGCCAAAACCCGGGAGTCTAGGGTTGAAAAATATATACCTCAGATCCTCAATGGAAAAGGCTTAGATGATTAG